Genomic segment of Populus trichocarpa isolate Nisqually-1 chromosome 12, P.trichocarpa_v4.1, whole genome shotgun sequence:
AAATGGGGAATTGAAAGGAGAACAAGCAGTTGCTCTGAGGATTTCTGGGGACAAGTCTGCTTTCTATAACTGCAGATTAATTGGATTTCAAGACACATTGTGTGATGACAAGGGACGGCATCTCTTCAAGGATTGTTATATTGAAGGCACCGTTGATTACATTTTTGGAAGCGGAAAGTCCTTGTATTTGGTAAcccttaaaaaattaactctccgaattaaattctttttaaaacttgattgtgttactgtttttttaaaaaaacttgttaaaaacaatttagtttctttaaaaaaactaaatagaccATGTCAACTCATCAATCCATGAACTGACCCTCCTAACTCGTATCCCGGATCATGTACCGCTATGGTATGGATAGCAAATGACGTACATACATTTGGTGTAATATATTGAATATCCAACTAAATGCAGGGAACAGAGTTACATGTGATTGGTGATGAAAATGGGAATTTCATCACTGCCCATGCAAGAAACAGCGAGGCAGAAGATACTGGATTTTCGTTCGTGCATTGTAAAGTAGATGGCACTGGCGCCAAGGGGGCGTATTTGGGACGAGCATGGCAGGCAAGGCCACGAGTGGTCTTCTCATACACTACCATGAGCAGTGTTGTTAATCCTGAGGGATGGTCCAATAATTTCCACCCTGAACGAGACCAGTATGTATTTGATCCATCTTctatttataattatcttaAGATCGTGTTTACTCTGTGTTTTAAGATACGAAAAGGATAATCATGTTTGGTTAATTTCAAGCttgtttgttataaaaaaaatcaaaagggttattattatttttaatgaactgGACCCCTAATTATTTAGATGAAATCAAGTTTACATTTTTTGAGAGTGGAATCATTAAATTTTAGGGattgaatgttttattaatatatacgaGCCATTGCTTTCAGGACTGCTTTATTTGGAGAATACAAGTGCGAGGGGGAAGGAGCTAACCCCGCAGGCCGCGCTAAAGCGACCAAGCAGCTAACACCTGATCAAGCAGCTCCCTTCATTTCTCTTGGCTTCATTGAAGGTTCCAAATGGCTGCTTCATCCTCCAAATTAATTTTGGATGTAAATCAAAAATCATTATCCTTAGGCATATAGAAATAGAGATGCTGAATAATTGTTAACCATATATAGAGCAGTAAAATCCATATTgtggaaaaataaatcaatatgcAGAGAAACCAAATGAAGGAAATTGGATTCTTacaaataccatatatatatatcgacaAGAAGTAAGGCCAGGCTTGAAGACTAAATCGACTACAACAGCAACGTTGAGGTGGCTAACATGATCGCGCGCCTGAGCAGACATGAAAAATTGGAAGGCTGAGTCTCCCAAATGGAAGACTCGAATctgtaacttttttatttgatgacagGCGAGATATCGAATGTGTAACTTTGCTAGCAATTTGACCAAGTCTTTAATGGTTAGAGCCACAATTTTcttaatactataaaaaaaacttgttatcataattttatctgCTTCGAAATCAGTCCATGCCCTTAACTGTTTAGAAAATTCAATTAACCCATTAAACAACACGCCATGTTCTTTAAGAACATAAATAGATGCTCCTTTTAGACCAAAATtgtatcaagaaaacaaagcaaacaaaggcatgcatatatataaaacaacctACCTAACCCTGAGAGGCTCAACtgcatatatataaaacaaagcaaacaaagGCTCAACTGCTCAGATCCTGAGTTTGCTTCCCAGAGATCACCTGTTCGAGTCCCATAAATTTTaggaccactggaggcttatattaTCATTAACTTCAAGGCATGTGAGATTAGTTGAGCGCGCAAGCTAACCttgacacccacgttaatctaaaaaaacatcctACCTTGAACATTTTGCATGGTAGCATGGCCATGAAACTACAACGCAAAATCAAAAGGGAAACTAATGCCCTGTTTATTTTCGCGTTtaaaaaacgcttttgaaaaaatttaaattttttttatttttttctttacttcaaattaatattctgtcattaattatatattttgaagttGATTCTAAGGTTGAATGCCATAGCTGTATATATTGTAACAGTAGCATAACTTTAGCCTCACAATTTACATGCTTCCTAAATTTGCCTCTCAATTACTTTGTATATAACATACAACTTCTATCAATAAAGAGTGTGGAAAAACCTTCATCGAAATCATGGCAATATTTACTTCTCTACAAAAACATGTGAAAACAACTCTAATTGTGCGTATTTTCCAAAACAAATGATTTGGTTGTCTAAGTTCTTatgataaattatcaaaaacaagATAAAGATATTGAAGAATAACTTGCGACATATATTGTGCGTATTTTCTAAAGCAATGAGAGATATGGATTGTACGCAAGCAGAACTTGTGGAGTTTCATGTGGCCCTTAGAAATCTCAACAAATTTGTGGTAGATAATTCTTATTGATCGAACCATTATTTTTCAGGCctggtttttttatctaatagaGGAAGTAATACAGCAGATGCAAAGACAGGAAAGGAAATTTGATGAACTCGCAGTGCAACTGAGTTGTTTTTTCCATTTCCCTAAAGGTTTCGGTTTTGAGCCTACAAGTATATCCAAAAAAAGCTTTTCACTGCTTTCTGAAAAATTAAGGACGATTATCCTTTTTCTCACCTAGGCTTGGCCAAAAAACTACTTCAAGACAGCTGATTGGTAATTATGATCAGTATACCATGAAGCTTAGGTTAGATTGCATGATTATATACATTTAACATCATTCTTGGAGTGATAGAAATCTTATATTTTCAATGCTGAAACTCCACGCTTACATATGATCTTTTTGCTGTGCTTGTAGCAGGGATGATAATATCATATCTCATTTACATTTGACATTTTAGATATGGATTCCAGGCTGGTTCAATTCATAGATTCTTATGATCCATTATTGCAATACCTAGAGATAACACCAGATTGATTCGGGTGAGCTGTAAACTGTGCAAAATGGAGATGAAGAGTCTAACTTATTTCAAGAGAAAACACCAGATTGATTATGTTTTCCATCCTATATGTaccatgatgatgatggtgataatgatgatgattattatttattcaattcagTAAATCAATACATATTAATGAAGAACATTTATATGAAAGTTGACAAATTGCcaagcataaaattaaaatctgtCGACCTCTGATAAACCTGACAGTTGATTCCTAAATCTGTGTTTTATAATCTATATGTTGTGCTTGGGATAAATCTTGACTGGAAGGCCCTTGTTTGGGAAGGGCATGGGGTCACGTACGACTATCTCGTCTTCAACCATTGCAGTCCATTTGTAGTTTGTTATCAGATGATGAATTATCAACAACACTTCGGTTCGAGCAAATTCGGCACCAGGGCAAACTCTCGGCCCTGCTCCGAAAGGAATATAGGTGTATGGAGGAACTGATGACTTTGAGTTCGTGTCGAATCGTGATGGATTGAACTTTACTGGGTCTTCAAAAACTTTATTGTCCAAATGTGTGCTAGTAGTTCTTAAAACTAAGCTTCAGACGCAATGCCATTGCTAATATATAAAGAATAGGGTTATCGCCATACCTGCCATCCTTTGGGGATATCATAGCCGTTGAAAGTGGTGTCTCTCCAAGCATGCctgaagttatatatatatatatatatatatatatatatatatataatcatagtTAAAATATCTAACCCGGTCCAAGATCTAAGATCTAAGTTGTAGATTGAAcgagttaaaaaaaactatgatttgttttttaataaaaaaacccctaGAACAATGTCAAGTACCtgaaaaaagtttgttttgtaaaaaaaaaaaaaaaattggttcagAATAAACCGACTTCAATTGTATTTCAAGTTGACAAGTCACTGGATTGAATTAGTAAGCcaattatttattatctatCACGTTCGCCAAACTAATATTACCTTGAGTTAGGTTGATCACCAAACCCAAGTATTTTGGATCTGATATGTTCGTCAGACTAGATTAACCTTTTGaaatagtatttattatttacaatagaACCTGCCCTTGAAACTGTCGAGGCTAAACCAAGAACGGTTAGACAAAATGGAAGTGGTGATTACAAAACCTTGACCGGTGCCATTAAAAGTATTACATCGGGGAATACTCGAAGTGTAATCATCGATATCGGTACCGGAGTCtacaatgaaaaaatcaaaattgagaaAGATAAGTGATGGGGTTATAAGAATCACAGGGTATGTTTTATGGTGaatttttccttgaaattccCTTACATCCTTTATGGTGAATTCAATGACCTCCACTTCGAGACTATACAGGCTTTTCCTTGGGCAAAGCTTTCTTTTAGGGAATGTCAACTCTTCTGGAATAGATACCTGCACAAAGTCCCCTAGAGGTGATGATGGGGGACCCTCCGAAGATCAAGTCAATACCAGGAATATTTGTGTGAAGAATGACATTAATGGAGATATTAAAGAGCTTATATGAATGTATAGAAAAGAGGTTGAGGAAGAAGATCTAAAGGCGAGAAGAAGAGAACTCTCCCTTTCCTCccctttttcccttcttttataTCACCTGATTTTTTCATTGCCTCATGCAACGTGAGAGGGGTAGAAAAGTAATGTTGTATGAGTAAGATAATATTATCTTACTGATTGTACCATCAcatctaattaatataaatatggaCGGCTTGTTCGTATTTAATGGGATTATGATGGGCCTCATGATTATTAATTCAGGCTCATGGTATGTGTAAAATGACCCTTCAGCTTCACACCCGATCTGAGGAATGTTGGGCTCAATTCAGGCTCAGGGCCCAGGAGAAAATGGGTCTAGCTTGTGGCTGCACCCAAAAATAATCAGGCGCGGTCGCGTCCAGGCCCAACGCGGAGTTGAGCGTTGATGCGTCCACGACCAACACGGGGTTGGGCGTGGCTGCGTCCAAGCCCAATGTGGGGTTGGGCTTGGTCGCGTCCAAGTCCAACACGGGGTTGGGCGTGGAGGCGTCCAAGTCCAACATGGGGTTGGGCGTGGACATGCCCAGACCCAACACGGGGTTGGGCTTGGTCGCGTCCAGACCCAACCATCCCCAACGTTGTCTCTTAAATGGGGTTGATTTGAGAAACCATGACCCATCAATAAGCCTTTCATTACGTTTAAAGGATCGGCTAGTAACATGCCAACCTTGACATTTACGGCTAGGGTATATGGAACTGTTTATTGTGCCACCTGCAAGTTGATTCTACTTATTTTGTAGCTTCTAATATCATTAGTAAGGTAAGAATTACTCAGAACAATGGTGCTATAACCTTgacattaattacttttttcttttatttaaggttaatgtttttgttacgttataaatattttctattatttgttcTCATGGAATTGTTGGATTAGAATTCTGCTCCAATTAAGGCGGAGTGGGAGATTGAAAGAAGATCAGGCCGTTGCTTTGAGAAGCGGTGGGGACAAGGCTGCTTTCTACAATTGCAGACTGATTGGATTTCAAGACACCTTATGTGATGACAAGGGACGGCattttttcaagaattgttACATTGAAGGCACTGTTGATTTCATATCCGGAAGTGGGAAGTCCTTGTATTTGGTAACCTCCAAAATTAACTCTTATAAGCATTTAAATTCTTGAACATTTAAAGCTGGCGTGAAATTTATTAATGCAGGGAACGAAGAAAAAGGTGCTAGCAGACCAAGGATTAGCCGTGATAACTGCGCAAGCAAGACACAAGGAAGATGATACTGGATTTTCTTTTGTGCATTGCAAAGTAAACGGAATTGGGAAAGACCTCCGGTGATGTTTGCTTACACAGAGATGAGAAGTGTGGTCGATCCTGTTGGATGGTCCGATAATCTCCACCCTGAACGAGACCGGTAATGGATTgatcttgatttcttttatatcaatttgatttcataattacttaaggtttttttttttaatatctctcctcaattcatttttcaaaaaaaattcatcatttgaaaattgataaggtctattaataaattttaatggttaaattttttttgtaaactgaATTGGGAAACTCTTTTGCCTAGGATtagattgttctttttttttttttgttaatagtcgaaattttattaaaaaaaaaaagctacaaagatAATAGCCTAACTTACATCAGATGAACAAGTAGAGGAAAGGAAAGCACAAAACTGATGCATGAAACAAGGGAGAGCAACAAAAGGGGaaac
This window contains:
- the LOC127904088 gene encoding pectinesterase PPME1-like codes for the protein MGSIAAIQCALTAILLVSTTVSSDDKSPIPADPSSLNTWFQDNVKPLADRKGTIDPALEAAEAKPRTIKVRQDGSGEFKTLKDAINSIPTGNTERVIVDIGPGEYIEKLKIERSKPFVTFLGSPSNKPTLSFDGTAKEYGTVYSATLEAEADYFVAANIIFKNSAPRPNGELKGEQAVALRISGDKSAFYNCRLIGFQDTLCDDKGRHLFKDCYIEGTVDYIFGSGKSLYLGTELHVIGDENGNFITAHARNSEAEDTGFSFVHCKVDGTGAKGAYLGRAWQARPRVVFSYTTMSSVVNPEGWSNNFHPERDQTALFGEYKCEGEGANPAGRAKATKQLTPDQAAPFISLGFIEGSKWLLHPPN